A genome region from Phycisphaeraceae bacterium includes the following:
- the tsaE gene encoding tRNA (adenosine(37)-N6)-threonylcarbamoyltransferase complex ATPase subunit type 1 TsaE, with translation MTAHESIDAEGLAVHSPEAMARAGAALAGALQSGDVVAIDGPLGAGKSVLVRGMAEGLSIDPSLVSSPTFVLMQRYAGPGLALVHADAYRVRSPQEFEAVGWSELISEPATITAVEWASRITELLPPDTVTIELDLPAPGEPSNLRRLRLTSSDVAQQSTLRTLLRTALNK, from the coding sequence ATGACGGCCCATGAGTCGATCGACGCGGAGGGGCTTGCGGTTCACTCGCCCGAGGCGATGGCGCGGGCCGGCGCCGCGCTTGCCGGGGCCCTTCAGTCGGGCGATGTCGTCGCCATCGATGGTCCGCTCGGTGCGGGGAAGAGCGTTCTGGTGCGAGGCATGGCGGAAGGTCTGAGCATTGACCCATCGCTCGTCTCAAGCCCGACCTTCGTCCTGATGCAGCGCTATGCCGGGCCTGGGCTCGCGCTCGTGCATGCAGATGCCTACCGGGTGCGTTCGCCGCAGGAGTTCGAGGCGGTCGGTTGGAGCGAACTCATCTCCGAGCCGGCGACGATCACGGCTGTCGAGTGGGCCTCACGAATCACGGAGCTCCTGCCGCCAGACACGGTGACGATCGAACTCGACCTGCCCGCTCCCGGAGAACCGAGCAACCTTCGTCGACTGCGACTGACGAGCAGCGATGTCGCGCAGCAGTCAACCTTGCGCACGCTGCTGCGCACAGCTCTCAACAAGTAG
- a CDS encoding thiamine-monophosphate kinase, which produces MSESREARGSSGGRGEGEEIAQERPLLEHFERAGCGLPPWIRVGPGDDMAEIKLDSRVIQLAVDQVIEGRHFIRGTPESQIAWKALARNLSDVAAMAVRPKAILAACTLPADWAKARATALFEALRQAALEWECPLIGGDLAMHGGREPLHLAVTILAEPWPEWRDQPAITRRGAREGDGLFVTGALGGSFRPDGFGRHLAFEPRVFEARELRRHLGDRLHAMIDLSDGLGRDAAALAPEDGQVRLFADQVPCAESCSLMNALSDGEDYELCFAAAGEVPPSLSDRFGRPVPITRIGVLQRRAPGEARCVIDIDGTLVDASNLGWEHTGRSESAHDGP; this is translated from the coding sequence ATGAGCGAATCGCGTGAGGCGCGCGGCTCGAGCGGCGGGCGCGGCGAGGGCGAGGAGATCGCTCAGGAGCGTCCGCTGCTTGAACACTTTGAGCGTGCCGGATGCGGGCTGCCGCCGTGGATCCGGGTGGGACCCGGTGACGACATGGCGGAGATCAAGCTCGACAGCCGCGTGATCCAGTTGGCGGTCGACCAGGTGATCGAGGGGCGTCACTTCATTCGTGGTACTCCTGAGTCTCAGATCGCCTGGAAGGCGCTCGCGCGGAACCTGAGCGATGTCGCCGCGATGGCCGTGCGACCGAAGGCGATCCTCGCCGCGTGCACACTGCCCGCAGATTGGGCGAAGGCGCGCGCGACGGCTCTCTTTGAAGCGCTGCGCCAAGCCGCGCTCGAGTGGGAGTGCCCGCTCATCGGCGGCGACCTTGCGATGCACGGCGGGCGCGAACCGCTCCATCTGGCGGTCACGATCCTCGCGGAGCCATGGCCCGAGTGGCGCGATCAGCCCGCGATCACTCGGCGCGGCGCCCGGGAGGGCGATGGCCTCTTCGTCACGGGCGCCCTCGGAGGCTCGTTCCGACCCGATGGGTTCGGCCGTCATCTGGCCTTCGAGCCGCGCGTGTTCGAGGCGCGGGAGTTGCGTCGGCATCTTGGAGATCGCCTTCACGCGATGATCGATCTCAGCGATGGTCTTGGTCGAGATGCGGCCGCACTCGCTCCGGAGGATGGCCAGGTCCGCCTCTTCGCCGATCAGGTGCCATGTGCCGAGAGCTGTTCGTTGATGAACGCGCTCTCCGATGGCGAGGACTATGAACTCTGTTTCGCGGCGGCCGGCGAGGTGCCTCCGTCGCTCTCCGATCGCTTCGGGCGGCCGGTGCCGATCACGCGCATTGGAGTCCTTCAACGGCGTGCACCCGGCGAAGCGAGGTGCGTGATCGACATCGATGGCACCCTTGTCGATGCCTCGAACCTCGGATGGGAGCACACGGGCCGATCGGAGTCAGCGCATGACGGCCCATGA